The proteins below are encoded in one region of Haematospirillum jordaniae:
- the pstB gene encoding phosphate ABC transporter ATP-binding protein PstB translates to MIENHITSGSPLALEGEVAKVAARDAHVFYGDKHAIKGVSLDIRENEVTAFIGPSGCGKSTFLRTLNRMNDTIDGCRVSGLITLDGEDVYDRRVDVVQLRARVGMVFQKPNPFPKSIYENVAYGPRIHGLAGTRDELDEIVLASLERAGLLNEVKDRLDSPGTGLSGGQQQRLCIARAIAVSPEVILMDEPCSALDPIATAKIEELIDELRENFTIVIVTHSMQQAARVSQRTAFFHLGTLVECNDTEQVFTNPVHKLTQGYITGRFG, encoded by the coding sequence ATGATTGAAAACCATATAACATCAGGTTCTCCCCTGGCCTTGGAGGGGGAGGTGGCCAAGGTTGCGGCCCGTGATGCTCATGTTTTTTACGGAGACAAGCATGCTATCAAGGGGGTGAGCCTTGATATCCGTGAAAACGAGGTCACGGCCTTTATTGGCCCTTCTGGCTGCGGAAAATCAACATTCCTGCGGACCCTGAACAGGATGAATGATACGATTGACGGGTGCAGGGTGTCGGGTTTGATTACCCTTGACGGTGAAGATGTCTATGATCGTCGTGTCGATGTCGTGCAGCTGCGGGCTCGTGTCGGCATGGTGTTCCAGAAGCCTAACCCCTTCCCGAAATCAATATATGAGAATGTGGCCTATGGTCCGCGCATTCATGGGTTGGCAGGAACGCGTGACGAGCTGGATGAGATTGTGCTTGCCAGTCTGGAGCGTGCGGGTCTGCTGAATGAAGTCAAGGATCGCCTTGATTCCCCTGGAACCGGATTGTCGGGGGGGCAGCAGCAGCGCCTGTGTATTGCCCGTGCTATTGCGGTCAGTCCTGAAGTAATTCTTATGGATGAGCCGTGTTCGGCCCTGGATCCTATTGCAACAGCGAAGATCGAGGAATTGATCGATGAGCTACGTGAGAACTTTACCATCGTTATTGTGACCCATTCCATGCAACAGGCCGCCCGTGTGTCACAGCGAACGGCTTTCTTTCATCTGGGTACCTTGGTTGAATGCAACGATACCGAACAGGTCTTTACCAATCCGGTACATAAGCTGACGCAGGGTTATATTACAGGCCGTTTTGGTTAA
- the pstA gene encoding phosphate ABC transporter permease PstA, with the protein MSMSNTVPDQAVSTGRRLPQHRIADVVNAGLRRRYAAEMRFRFCGLMAVAVSLAMLGVLFSSILGSGLGAFQQTRISLDITFDASVIDPDGARDVGALSDADYDALVKTALRDLFPDVQARRDRRELYSLVSTGAAYQLRDMVLADPLLIGKTVRVDVLASADMDMLAKGNIARDIPESARRVSDQEIAWFDHLSDTGRISRVFNQTLFTAGDSRQPELAGIQGALIGSLLTLAVTLALSFPIGVGTAIYLEEFAPRNRWTDLIEVNINNLAAVPSIVFGLLGLAVFLQVFGLPRSAPLAGGLVLTLMTLPTIIIAARTALKSVPPSIREAALGMGASKLQMIFHHVLPLAMPGMLTGTIIGMAQALGETAPLLMIGMVAFVADVPGWITDPSTVLPVQIYLWADSPERAFVERTSAAIIVLLGFLIVMNAAAVLLRKKFERRW; encoded by the coding sequence ATGAGTATGTCCAACACTGTACCTGATCAAGCTGTCTCTACGGGGCGCAGGCTACCACAACACCGCATTGCCGATGTTGTCAATGCAGGTCTGCGTCGTCGCTATGCTGCCGAGATGCGTTTCCGTTTTTGTGGCTTGATGGCTGTTGCCGTGTCACTAGCCATGCTGGGGGTTCTGTTTTCCAGCATCTTGGGATCTGGTCTCGGAGCCTTCCAGCAAACTAGGATATCCTTGGACATCACGTTTGATGCGAGCGTTATTGATCCGGATGGGGCGCGTGATGTCGGTGCTTTGTCTGACGCGGATTATGATGCCTTGGTCAAGACCGCCCTGCGGGATCTTTTCCCCGATGTTCAGGCCCGCCGTGACCGACGTGAGTTGTATTCACTTGTCTCAACCGGTGCAGCTTATCAGCTTCGTGATATGGTTTTGGCAGATCCACTGCTGATCGGGAAGACGGTGCGCGTTGATGTTTTGGCTTCTGCTGATATGGATATGCTGGCCAAGGGCAACATCGCTCGCGATATTCCTGAAAGTGCCCGCCGGGTTAGTGATCAGGAAATTGCTTGGTTTGATCACTTGTCGGATACGGGCCGTATCTCGCGAGTTTTCAATCAAACACTTTTTACAGCCGGTGACAGCAGGCAACCGGAACTAGCGGGAATTCAGGGTGCCTTGATTGGCTCCCTCTTGACCCTTGCGGTGACATTAGCTCTTAGCTTTCCCATCGGGGTTGGTACGGCGATTTACCTTGAAGAGTTTGCTCCGCGTAATCGTTGGACAGACTTGATCGAGGTGAATATCAACAATTTGGCCGCTGTTCCTTCTATTGTGTTCGGCTTGTTGGGGCTTGCTGTGTTTCTGCAGGTTTTCGGTCTGCCGCGTTCAGCTCCCTTGGCAGGGGGTCTGGTTCTGACGCTGATGACATTGCCCACCATCATTATTGCAGCGCGTACAGCCTTGAAATCTGTTCCACCCTCCATTCGCGAGGCGGCGCTGGGGATGGGGGCGTCAAAGTTGCAGATGATTTTCCATCATGTTTTGCCTCTGGCTATGCCGGGCATGCTGACTGGTACCATTATCGGGATGGCGCAGGCATTGGGTGAGACTGCGCCTCTGTTGATGATTGGGATGGTGGCCTTTGTAGCCGATGTTCCGGGTTGGATCACTGATCCATCAACCGTTCTGCCTGTTCAGATCTATCTTTGGGCAGACAGCCCCGAGCGGGCATTTGTAGAGCGTACATCTGCGGCTATTATCGTTCTGCTTGGCTTCTTGATTGTTATGAATGCAGCCGCGGTTTTGCTGCGCAAGAAATTTGAAAGACGTTGGTAG
- the pstC gene encoding phosphate ABC transporter permease subunit PstC, protein MQIFILFLIISLLSLSSFWLGRRRSLRLVSGETHRLHSLPVYYGLYVALWVGIPALLLLLAWFFAEDKVITSLVLAEISPGILAGTSGPDPARVSLVLNDIRNIVSGASAFSPVPEIQSAALRYAFLKQTSFSLVILVSLATAVISGFFALRWVTPLFRARNRVENAVKAFMIGCSIIAILTTVGIVLSLLVESWRFFGHVAPVDFLFGLEWSPQTAMRADQAGSSGSFGAVPLFAGTLLISLIAMLVAVPVGLMAAIYMAEYAPARVRGVVKPVLEILAGIPTVVYGFFAALTVAPLFRGIGHDIGLTISSESALAAGIVMGIMIVPFVSSLSDDVITAVPRAMREGSYGLGATRSETIRRVVLPAALPGIVGGILLAVSRAIGETMIVVMAAGLSANLTANPFEAVTTVTVQIVTLLVGDQEFDSPKTLAAFALGLVLFVMTLALNVVALHVVRKYREQYE, encoded by the coding sequence ATGCAAATATTCATACTGTTTCTCATTATCTCCCTGCTCTCCTTGAGCAGTTTCTGGCTTGGGCGGCGGCGCTCCCTTCGCTTGGTTAGTGGGGAGACCCACAGGTTGCACAGTTTGCCTGTTTACTATGGTCTTTATGTGGCGTTATGGGTTGGCATTCCCGCATTGCTCTTGCTTCTCGCGTGGTTCTTTGCGGAAGACAAAGTCATAACCAGCCTTGTTCTGGCGGAAATATCGCCGGGTATCCTAGCCGGTACCAGTGGTCCCGATCCGGCCCGCGTGAGTCTGGTCCTGAATGATATTCGCAATATTGTCTCAGGGGCTTCTGCATTCTCGCCTGTCCCCGAGATCCAGTCAGCAGCCCTGCGTTATGCTTTCCTGAAGCAGACAAGCTTTTCGCTGGTTATTCTGGTCTCGCTCGCCACAGCGGTTATCAGCGGCTTTTTTGCGCTCAGATGGGTTACCCCACTGTTCCGTGCGCGCAACCGTGTAGAAAATGCCGTCAAGGCTTTTATGATTGGTTGTTCGATCATTGCGATCTTGACCACTGTGGGTATCGTTCTGTCACTTTTGGTTGAGAGCTGGCGGTTCTTTGGCCATGTGGCCCCTGTTGATTTTCTCTTTGGGCTGGAATGGAGCCCGCAGACTGCCATGCGTGCGGATCAGGCCGGTTCATCGGGAAGCTTTGGTGCTGTTCCCCTGTTTGCTGGTACATTGCTGATTTCGTTGATTGCAATGTTGGTGGCTGTACCAGTGGGTTTGATGGCCGCTATTTATATGGCGGAGTATGCACCAGCCCGCGTTCGTGGTGTGGTCAAACCTGTCTTGGAAATTCTGGCAGGCATTCCCACGGTTGTGTACGGATTTTTTGCAGCGTTGACCGTTGCGCCTCTTTTTCGTGGGATTGGGCATGACATCGGCCTGACCATTTCATCAGAAAGTGCCTTGGCTGCCGGGATCGTGATGGGAATCATGATCGTTCCCTTTGTGTCCTCGCTCTCGGATGATGTGATTACAGCCGTGCCGCGTGCCATGCGCGAGGGATCTTATGGTTTGGGGGCGACACGTTCGGAAACCATCAGGCGCGTGGTGTTGCCTGCGGCGTTGCCTGGCATTGTCGGCGGAATTCTGCTGGCTGTATCCCGCGCTATTGGTGAAACCATGATTGTTGTGATGGCCGCGGGTCTGTCTGCTAATCTGACGGCCAATCCTTTCGAGGCCGTGACGACCGTGACGGTGCAGATTGTGACGCTTCTGGTCGGTGACCAAGAGTTTGACAGCCCCAAGACCCTTGCGGCCTTTGCTCTTGGACTTGTCCTGTTTGTTATGACCCTTGCCTTGAATGTTGTTGCCCTTCACGTGGTACGCAAGTACCGGGAACAGTACGAGTAG
- a CDS encoding PstS family phosphate ABC transporter substrate-binding protein, whose protein sequence is MSSGKRALVAAAVALTTLSGTALARDQIRIVGSSTVYPFSTVVAENFGKRSQFKTPIIEATGSGGGFKLFCAGLGPSHPDITNSSRRIKRSEIDACARNGVTDIVEVKIGYDGIVLANSKASAPLSVTREQLFLALARDVPVKGTWVANPYKMWSDIDSALPAKPIEVLGPPPTSGTRDAFVELVMDVACEKLPETHALKAAGRDVKAACQALREDGAYIEAGENDNLIVQKLGANPDAFGIFGYSFLEENGDKVQGARIDGQIPTFENIASGTYPVSRPLQFYVKKAHVGTIPGIEAFLKEFTSEKAWGPDGYLSDKGLVPMPDAERACWAASVTGLTKLDISSF, encoded by the coding sequence GTGAGTTCTGGAAAACGTGCTCTGGTTGCTGCGGCTGTGGCCCTGACAACCCTGTCCGGTACGGCTCTTGCCCGTGACCAGATCCGCATCGTCGGATCATCCACAGTTTATCCCTTTTCGACGGTTGTGGCCGAGAACTTTGGCAAAAGGAGCCAGTTCAAGACACCGATCATAGAGGCGACGGGGTCCGGTGGTGGTTTCAAGTTGTTTTGTGCGGGGCTTGGCCCATCACATCCTGATATCACCAATTCCTCGCGCCGGATCAAGCGATCCGAGATAGACGCCTGTGCCCGCAATGGCGTTACAGACATTGTCGAGGTCAAGATTGGCTATGATGGTATTGTGCTGGCCAACTCCAAGGCTTCTGCCCCTTTGTCCGTAACGCGTGAACAGCTTTTTCTTGCCTTGGCGCGGGATGTTCCGGTCAAGGGAACCTGGGTCGCAAATCCGTACAAGATGTGGTCTGATATTGATTCTGCCCTTCCCGCAAAACCCATAGAGGTTCTGGGTCCGCCGCCAACATCGGGGACTAGGGATGCTTTCGTTGAGCTGGTCATGGATGTGGCATGCGAGAAGCTGCCTGAAACCCACGCACTGAAGGCAGCCGGTCGTGATGTAAAAGCGGCTTGTCAGGCGCTGCGTGAAGATGGTGCCTATATCGAGGCCGGGGAGAACGATAACTTGATCGTTCAGAAGCTGGGAGCCAATCCAGATGCCTTTGGTATCTTTGGGTATTCTTTCCTGGAAGAGAACGGGGACAAGGTGCAGGGTGCCCGGATTGATGGTCAGATACCAACGTTTGAAAATATTGCGTCTGGCACTTACCCGGTCAGCCGTCCTCTTCAGTTTTATGTGAAGAAGGCCCACGTCGGCACCATTCCCGGGATCGAGGCTTTTCTCAAGGAGTTTACATCCGAGAAGGCATGGGGCCCTGACGGGTATCTGAGTGACAAGGGGCTTGTTCCGATGCCTGATGCAGAGCGCGCATGCTGGGCTGCCTCTGTTACGGGGTTGACCAAGCTGGACATCAGCAGTTTCTGA